One Helicobacter cetorum MIT 00-7128 DNA window includes the following coding sequences:
- a CDS encoding SPOR domain-containing protein translates to MADNEKLNDMMLDEETSGSGIKKALLIVAIAIIILAVLLMVFWKSTRETPKDNFLQTDSSMQKIGNTKEEKKDDEFENLNLDFPNQQQEDKLDKVADDVKKQEGHTPNIFPTETSPTKMESKPKATDKKLEKFGKETDGRSELDFVEHNHAINKAKKHENKDKKQKTHAKEISKKEVKKEAHSKHAKQEKVVKKETKKEVKKEKVAPKQPKEENKRAEKPSSASVAKGYYLQVGVFANTPNKYFLQEFEKLPHAIEKLGTNKRYLIGPYKSREEALEQVSEITEKITKPVIVEVR, encoded by the coding sequence ATGGCAGATAATGAAAAACTGAATGATATGATGTTAGATGAAGAAACAAGTGGTTCTGGTATCAAAAAGGCGCTATTGATTGTAGCGATTGCTATTATTATTCTAGCGGTGCTTTTAATGGTATTTTGGAAAAGCACTAGAGAGACCCCAAAGGATAATTTCTTGCAAACTGATAGCAGTATGCAAAAAATAGGCAATACTAAAGAGGAAAAAAAGGACGATGAATTTGAGAATTTAAATTTGGATTTTCCTAACCAACAACAAGAAGATAAGTTGGATAAGGTTGCTGATGATGTGAAAAAACAAGAGGGTCATACTCCAAATATTTTCCCTACAGAAACAAGTCCTACAAAAATGGAATCTAAGCCCAAAGCCACTGATAAGAAGTTGGAAAAGTTTGGCAAAGAAACTGATGGGCGTAGCGAATTAGACTTTGTGGAACATAATCATGCTATCAATAAGGCCAAAAAGCATGAAAATAAAGATAAAAAGCAAAAAACCCATGCCAAAGAGATCTCTAAAAAAGAAGTGAAAAAAGAGGCTCACTCTAAACATGCTAAGCAAGAAAAGGTTGTTAAAAAAGAAACAAAAAAAGAAGTGAAAAAAGAAAAAGTAGCTCCTAAGCAACCTAAAGAAGAGAATAAAAGGGCTGAGAAACCTAGTAGTGCAAGCGTGGCTAAGGGTTATTATTTACAAGTAGGGGTTTTTGCCAATACGCCCAATAAATACTTCTTGCAAGAGTTTGAGAAACTCCCGCATGCGATTGAGAAATTAGGCACAAATAAGCGTTATCTCATAGGGCCTTATAAGAGTCGTGAGGAGGCTTTAGAGCAAGTGAGCGAGATTACGGAGAAAATCACTAAGCCTGTTATTGTAGAAGTGCGCTAA